The Dreissena polymorpha isolate Duluth1 chromosome 9, UMN_Dpol_1.0, whole genome shotgun sequence genome contains the following window.
TTTGATGTTTAGAAAAGTAAGCTTTGCGATTTTAGTGTTTTGCTTGAATAGAAAAGTGATCTATTCCAGTGTGTCAAGtttttatatgaataattttgTAATGcacttgaacatgttcaaaatacaGAAATATATTGGCATGTTAATTTCAGGTTGTATTCCAGTCCCTTGTTTTAGCGGTTCTGCTGACGTTCGCGTGCATATTGGGCGTAGTTTTCGCTGTTGTGGGCGGGGTCTCTGACGCCGGTTATGACGTCACGCCAATACTGGCCAATAGAACAATATCATGGATTATACTGATCGCATGCCTTCTAGCGCTAGGTGCTGTGTTGCTAAGCTTCTGTATGTACTGTATCTGCGCCAAGGTGTTTGGCCTTACTGTAGGACCGGTTAGCCGGAGCCACGCTGAGCACCACAGCAGCGTCATCACCGCGCAGACGAACACGAACAtcgtcaacaacaacaacacgttcATCCAACAGTCGCAGACGATCggagcaaacaacttcagtgacGCACATGTGCAGTCTTTACAGCAGCAGAACCAGCTTCTGCAACAGCAGATAGCGTTACAGCAGCGGCTAattcagcaacagcagcagcctCGTGTGGGCGCTCTGCCGTTTCCGCCCGCGGAGCCTCCGCCTCCCTACTCGCCACCGGACCCAGGGCATCGGGAACCAACGGCTCCCCCACCCAGCTTCGCGGATAGCAAaacttgaacatttatgtcgAAATTATTACTGACGCATTGATGTACAAATACGACATATAACATTCTACTTTGTGTGCACGTGAATACCGTTTTTGTAGATGCGTATCCttctaaaacatgtttgtttcaacAACCATACTTAGGgtcattttgataataatttgaccgccgttctctgtgaaaagggggttaatgcatatgcataaagtttcgtcccagattagcatgtgcagtccgcacaggctaatcagggacgaaactttacgcttgtatggtattttttcattaacagaaaatctcttcttagcaaaaatccagttaaggcggaaagtgtcgtccatggttggcctgtgcggattgcacatgctaatctgggacgacactttacgcacatgcattaaaccctcttttcacagagcaagaccCATATGCTAACaagcacacatgcattaaaccccctttttcacagagcaaggcccatatgcTAACAAGCGATAAGACAGGAGCACTAGCCTTATTGGCCAAACACCTTTCTTAcgtatgtttaatatttataacaatgttttaaaacGGTTGCAGTTCGGTAATATTTGCGCGTGGTCTTCTGAGTATTAGATTTTATTTGCGCTTAGTTATACTTTTCACTTTGTATGCGAACATGTCAGGTTCCTTTTGTACACGCTTCTCACTGTATACATTTCATTACTTTGAAGCCGGTTGTATGGCTTTGATTGTAAGAAAGGATTGATTTtacgtttttttaaagaaattccgTTGACCAAATATACGATTGTGCTGTTCGAAAGTCGTCATTAACTTTTGAAGTTAGTGCAAAAGGGAATTGcgtgaacataaattaataaaataaataatctgtTCAATAAGCACTGTTTCCGATAATTCAGACATTTCCCATTGTACCGGATATAAAAGACACTTACATTGaataagtgaaataaaataaataacacttcgTCACGTTTAGATTTCTTCACAGACGCGATTTAAGAAAGCGTGCATATGCAagcaatattatttgttttacaaatgaaataacatttgcATTTAGCGAACGCTGAGCATGTGAATCGAATTTTCGCCGTTTTCAAAAGTTGTTCAGTCGAACCAATAGTTAAAATAGTGATAGAGCTGATCTCCGGAGCAGTAAAACAGTGATAGAGCTTATCTCCAGGTTAGTAAAATAGTGATCAAGCTTATCTCCGCGGTAGTAAAAAAATGATAGAGCTTGTCTCCAGGGTAGTAAAATAGTGTGGAGCTTATATCTGGGGTAGTAAAATAGTGATTTAGCTTATCTCCGGAGTAGTAAAATAGTGAAACAGCTTATCTCCGGGGTAGTAAAATAATCATGAAGCTTATCTCCGGGGTAGTAAAATAGTGAATAAGCTTATCTCCGGGGTAGTAAAATAGTGAATAAGCTTATCTCCGGGGTAGTAAAATAGTGATAGAGCTTATCTCCGGGTTAGTAAAATAGTGTTAGAGCTTATCTCCAGGGTAGCAAAATAGTGATAGAGCTTATCTCCGGGGTAGTAAAATAGTGATAAAGCTTATCTCTGGGGTAGTAAAATAGTGATAGAGCTTATCTCCAGGGTAGTAAAATAGTGATAGAGCTTATCTCCGGGGTAGTAAAATAGTGATAGAGCTTATCTCCGGGGAAGTAAAATAGTAATAGAGCTTATCTCCAGGGTAGTAAAATAGTGAAAGAGCTTATCTCTGGGGTAGTAAAATAGTGATAGAGCTGATCTCCGGAGTAGTAAAATAGTGAAAGAGCTTATCTCTTGGGTAGTAAAATAGTGATAGAGCTTATCTCCAGGGTAGTTATATAGAGCTTATCTCCGGGGTAGTAAAATAGTGATAGAGCTTATCTCCAGGGTAGTAAAATAGTGATAGAGCTTATCTCTGGGGTAGTAAAATAGTGCTTAAGCTTATCTCCGGGGTAGTAAAATAGTGATAGAGCTTATCTCCAGGGTAGTAAAATAGTGATAGAGCTTATCTCAGGGGCAGTAAAATAGTGATAGAGCTTATCTCCGGAGTAGTAAAATAGTGATAGAGCTTATCTCAGGGGTAGTAAAATAGTGATAGAGCTTATCTCCGGAGTAGTAAAATGGTGATAGAGCTTATCTCCAGGGTAGTAATATAGAGCTTATCTCCGGGGTAGTAAAATAGTGATAGAGCTTATCTCCAGGGTAGTAAAATAGTGATAGAGCTTATCTCTGGGGTAGTAAAATAGTGATTAAGCTTATCTCCGAGGTAGTAAA
Protein-coding sequences here:
- the LOC127845972 gene encoding uncharacterized protein LOC127845972 codes for the protein MGKADLSSARKWYLCLAATVGALGLVLLTCGLVGVLEYHRVDVLPYYAGGLAAGPLALLMAMTSACISMCTRRADNSGQRMAVVRRMVVFQSLVLAVLLTFACILGVVFAVVGGVSDAGYDVTPILANRTISWIILIACLLALGAVLLSFCMYCICAKVFGLTVGPVSRSHAEHHSSVITAQTNTNIVNNNNTFIQQSQTIGANNFSDAHVQSLQQQNQLLQQQIALQQRLIQQQQQPRVGALPFPPAEPPPPYSPPDPGHREPTAPPPSFADSKT